A single genomic interval of Vicia villosa cultivar HV-30 ecotype Madison, WI unplaced genomic scaffold, Vvil1.0 ctg.000060F_1_1, whole genome shotgun sequence harbors:
- the LOC131623324 gene encoding uncharacterized protein LOC131623324 yields the protein MAMQPFDPYYMYQPDERSNINTLFVSGLPDDVKAREIHNLFRRRPGFDSCQLKYTGRANQVVAFATFFNNQAAMAALHALNGVKFDPQFGSVLHIELARSNSRRKRNIGGGAYVVIDKRSKGEANVQGASSDDGESDPDEPSENGSNHGDIATTQSGDAVVGSDNRVPGAREQHGKGGGDVGPCSTLFIANLGPNCTVDELKQAFSVHAGFNLVKMRSRGGMPVAFADFEEVDQAVKVMEELQGTSLPSSDRGGMHIEYARSRMRKKR from the exons ATGGCTATGCAACCGTTTGATCCGTATTACATGTACCAGCCAGATGAACGGAGCAACATAAACACGCTCTTCGTCTCTGGTCTCCCAGACGACGTGAAGGCGCGTGAGATTCACAACCTCTTCCGCCGTCGCCCTGGATTTGACTCTTGCCAACTCAAGTATACCGGCCGTGCTAATCAG GTTGTTGCATTTGCTACGTTTTTCAATAATCAAGCCGCAATGGCAGCGTTGCACGCCCTAAAT GGTGTGAAATTTGATCCTCAATTTGGGTCCGTCTTACATATTGAACTTGCCAGGTCAAACTCTAGGAGGAAGCGAAACATAG GTGGTGGAGCCTACGTGGTTATAGATAAAAGGTCAAAAGGGGAAGCCAATGTTCAGGGAGCCTCAAGTGATGATG GTGAAAGTGATCCTGATGAACCATCAGAAAATGGAAGCAACCATGGTGATATAGCAACCACCCAAAG CGGCGATGCTGTTGTTGGTTCTGACAATCGTGTACCTGGAGCAAGG GAGCAACATGGAAAGGGTGGTGGTGATGTAGGACCATGTTCCACTCTTTTTATTGCAAATCTTGGTCCAAACTGCACCGTGGATGAATTAAAGCAAGCTTTTTCGGT GCATGCTGGATTCAACTTGGTCAAAATGCGTTCAAGAGGAGGAATGCCTGTAGCATTTGCTGATTTTGAG GAAGTTGATCAAGCTGTTAAGGTCATGGAAGAGCTTCAGGGAACCTCGCTTCCATCATCAGATCGGGGTGGCATGCACATAGA ATATGCACGGTCTAGAATGAGGAAGAAGCGGTAG